In the genome of Magnetococcus sp. PR-3, one region contains:
- a CDS encoding methyl-accepting chemotaxis protein gives MLTSVRAKILAALASIAILVTASSAMVVYRLAASEDDTARINALGRQRMLSQAMGKSALGYAAAQAGNTARLKQINTLNSYITNMRKVYTQTVVKAAKQGEWRLSKNPQSLSHPALPFPATYTRLVNEAFGGLGGEISVDILAKSPINPAQKLKTEQDSKAQLHLKKDSSSLFMSEPLNVNGALYLSYYSADRATAQACVDCHNAMGSGETYALGDVLGIRRFDVRVSKDYAAGLRTINPSLAEYKTAKTIFQRTLQAVKVGGDYPANLKMSTNKRLEAMQSETAQHLIANVEKKFTELDRSVQQLLTPGLDENHLALAREAVLVQSNQLRTLSNNLVVHAAQVADENRAQIFWALGMGGALVALLLMAITVFLNRSVIQPVTRLADLLSRVGEGDLTVDPPKAGADEVGRALRALQGTVKNLTGIITGIKNASIDLQGFSSTLVGVTQGMDQQSNLVTHSAQDSANATSEMSQQMSAIADSAELASSRLQEVSHSADEMSENMGAISAASEEASVNLSTVASATEEAGAGMQSVTQASERMNENVTSVETSMAEMRQAMESVCVESEEAGAASRQATEYVANSAQVSRQLSDSAQEIGKVVEMINNIAAQTNMLALNASIEAAGAGEAGKGFAVVANEVKDLASQTSNATQQISQRIEDIRANARETVRSMTEVSDIVNSINEKNQIIQESITDQQENLNTIYGSMRQVSEETTEVNQRVSESSAGIDEVTRSATEISTGISEVTRNVATAASGVEQMSRNVVESSKSSQEISHNVSQAQVKSKTMSESMQRINIDIQQMDGMGAMVAQFSQDISAIAQLLEQQVVRFKIPEEAVDIQSDFKRVSVWGPKYMLNIPVIDLQHMRLFALSARLRRAIEKGLPLMPIVMAMDSYARWHLQFEEILFKQTGWPGIAEHAQLHKDLRADLDKFGERLGAPGTNPENLGKELSDFVETWLSEHISVEDRVYAKWMKENVPNLDQMTQKLEEEQDY, from the coding sequence ATGTTGACCAGTGTTCGCGCTAAAATTCTTGCCGCTCTGGCATCCATAGCCATACTCGTTACCGCTTCAAGTGCAATGGTTGTTTACCGACTGGCGGCTTCAGAGGATGATACGGCGCGCATCAACGCCTTAGGTCGTCAAAGAATGTTGTCACAAGCCATGGGCAAATCGGCGTTAGGATATGCCGCGGCCCAAGCTGGTAACACCGCTCGACTGAAGCAGATCAATACCTTGAACAGCTACATCACCAACATGCGCAAGGTCTATACGCAAACAGTGGTTAAAGCCGCCAAACAAGGGGAGTGGAGACTCTCTAAAAATCCTCAATCGCTCTCTCATCCTGCCCTGCCCTTTCCCGCGACGTATACGCGATTGGTCAATGAAGCCTTCGGCGGGCTTGGCGGTGAGATTTCTGTAGATATTTTGGCCAAATCACCCATTAACCCAGCCCAAAAGTTAAAAACTGAACAAGATAGCAAGGCCCAACTACATTTAAAAAAGGACAGCTCATCACTGTTCATGTCTGAACCGCTAAATGTAAATGGCGCTCTGTATCTCTCCTACTATTCCGCAGATCGTGCCACCGCACAGGCCTGTGTGGATTGTCATAACGCCATGGGTAGCGGAGAAACGTATGCGTTAGGTGATGTTTTAGGTATTCGTCGTTTTGATGTCCGGGTCTCCAAGGATTATGCTGCTGGGCTGCGCACCATTAATCCTTCTTTAGCTGAGTATAAAACAGCAAAAACCATTTTTCAGCGGACCTTACAGGCGGTAAAAGTTGGGGGCGATTATCCGGCTAACTTGAAAATGAGTACCAACAAACGCCTGGAAGCCATGCAGAGTGAAACAGCCCAACACCTGATCGCCAACGTTGAAAAAAAATTCACAGAGCTAGACCGTTCCGTTCAACAACTTCTAACCCCAGGTTTGGATGAAAACCACTTGGCACTCGCTCGAGAGGCTGTGCTGGTTCAATCCAACCAACTGCGTACGTTAAGTAATAATTTGGTGGTTCATGCCGCTCAAGTGGCGGATGAAAACCGCGCACAGATCTTCTGGGCATTAGGTATGGGCGGCGCGTTGGTGGCACTGCTGTTAATGGCCATTACGGTCTTTTTAAACCGTTCGGTTATCCAACCTGTCACCCGCTTGGCTGACCTGCTCAGCCGTGTTGGTGAAGGTGATTTGACCGTAGATCCACCCAAAGCTGGTGCGGATGAAGTGGGACGCGCACTCAGAGCTCTGCAAGGCACGGTTAAAAATCTGACCGGTATTATCACCGGAATTAAAAATGCCTCCATAGATCTACAAGGCTTCTCCTCTACCTTAGTCGGGGTTACCCAAGGGATGGACCAACAATCCAACCTTGTAACCCACTCTGCTCAGGATTCGGCCAATGCCACTTCTGAGATGAGCCAGCAGATGTCCGCCATTGCAGACTCAGCAGAACTGGCCAGCTCTCGCTTGCAGGAGGTATCTCACTCTGCAGATGAGATGAGTGAAAATATGGGTGCCATCTCAGCCGCTTCAGAAGAGGCAAGTGTGAACCTGTCAACCGTAGCCAGTGCCACAGAAGAAGCGGGCGCAGGTATGCAGTCGGTTACCCAGGCCAGTGAACGTATGAATGAAAACGTCACCTCGGTAGAAACTTCCATGGCTGAAATGCGACAGGCGATGGAAAGTGTCTGCGTAGAGTCTGAAGAGGCTGGCGCGGCCTCCCGTCAGGCCACCGAGTATGTGGCTAACTCAGCGCAAGTATCCCGGCAACTTTCTGACTCTGCCCAAGAGATCGGTAAGGTTGTGGAGATGATTAACAACATTGCGGCCCAAACCAACATGCTGGCCTTAAATGCCTCCATTGAAGCCGCTGGAGCGGGTGAAGCCGGTAAAGGTTTTGCTGTGGTGGCCAACGAGGTTAAAGATCTGGCCAGCCAAACCAGTAATGCTACACAACAGATCTCACAACGTATTGAGGATATCCGGGCCAATGCCCGCGAGACTGTTCGTTCGATGACAGAGGTCAGTGATATTGTTAACTCCATCAATGAGAAAAACCAGATCATTCAAGAGTCCATAACCGATCAGCAGGAAAACCTCAATACCATTTACGGTTCCATGCGGCAGGTTTCTGAAGAGACCACAGAGGTCAACCAACGGGTCTCTGAATCCAGCGCGGGCATTGATGAAGTGACCCGTAGTGCTACGGAAATTTCAACAGGCATCTCTGAGGTAACCCGCAATGTAGCCACCGCGGCTTCTGGGGTTGAACAGATGTCTCGCAATGTGGTGGAGTCCTCCAAGAGCAGTCAGGAGATCTCCCATAATGTATCCCAAGCTCAAGTCAAATCCAAAACCATGTCGGAGTCCATGCAGCGTATCAATATTGATATTCAGCAAATGGATGGCATGGGCGCCATGGTTGCTCAGTTCTCACAAGATATTAGCGCTATTGCTCAACTGCTTGAACAGCAGGTTGTTCGCTTTAAGATCCCAGAAGAAGCGGTGGATATCCAGAGTGACTTCAAACGTGTCAGTGTCTGGGGCCCCAAGTATATGTTGAATATTCCGGTTATTGATCTGCAGCATATGCGGCTCTTTGCACTGTCCGCTCGCTTACGCCGAGCCATCGAAAAAGGGCTACCTCTTATGCCCATCGTTATGGCGATGGATTCCTACGCCCGTTGGCACCTTCAGTTTGAAGAGATCCTCTTTAAACAAACAGGCTGGCCCGGGATTGCAGAACATGCCCAGCTCCACAAGGATCTACGCGCCGACCTTGATAAGTTTGGGGAGCGCTTGGGGGCACCGGGTACGAACCCTGAGAACCTAGGCAAAGAACTTTCAGATTTTGTTGAAACCTGGTTATCTGAGCATATTAGTGTTGAAGATCGGGTCTACGCGAAGTGGATGAAAGAGAATGTACCCAACCTAGACCAAATGACCCAAAAGCTGGAGGAAGAGCAAGACTATTGA